One genomic window of Candidatus Nitrospira inopinata includes the following:
- the cas7c gene encoding type I-C CRISPR-associated protein Cas7/Csd2 gives MTAIQNRYEFLYLFDCENGNPNGDPDAGNSPRIDPEDMHGLVSDVAIKRRVRNYIQAAFGNVAPNAIFVEHSSNLNKPITAAHEKTGGAPAGGGNRAQVGKAREWMCQQFFDVRTFGAVMSTGPNAGQVRGPVQVAFSRSVDPILPMDASITRMAVAEKVSGAKSVADYEKWENDQEEDKLRTMGRKALIPYGLYVAKGFVSAHLAQGTGFSDDDLTHLWEALAGMWDHDRSASKGMMSCRGLYVFKHVGTDTNGEQRTRQAMLGCAPAQALLDLGRVVSIARNEAEMKKDSVMSPRAFTHYSVSVDSTRIPAGVEMWIWDATQRHLTRYEA, from the coding sequence ATGACTGCGATCCAGAACCGTTACGAATTTCTCTATCTCTTTGACTGTGAAAACGGCAATCCCAACGGCGACCCGGATGCCGGCAACAGCCCGCGCATTGACCCTGAAGACATGCACGGCCTGGTCTCCGATGTGGCCATCAAGCGCCGGGTGCGCAACTACATTCAGGCGGCCTTCGGCAACGTGGCGCCCAACGCCATTTTTGTCGAACATTCCTCCAATCTCAACAAGCCGATTACGGCAGCGCATGAAAAAACGGGTGGGGCCCCCGCTGGTGGTGGGAATAGAGCGCAGGTTGGAAAGGCTCGCGAGTGGATGTGCCAACAGTTTTTTGATGTGCGGACCTTTGGTGCAGTGATGTCTACCGGCCCCAACGCCGGACAAGTACGGGGGCCGGTGCAGGTGGCGTTTTCACGTTCTGTTGATCCAATTCTGCCGATGGATGCGTCGATTACTCGCATGGCGGTTGCGGAAAAAGTATCCGGTGCCAAGTCCGTTGCAGACTATGAGAAATGGGAAAACGATCAAGAAGAGGACAAACTCCGCACCATGGGCCGTAAGGCACTGATTCCCTACGGGCTCTATGTCGCCAAAGGGTTTGTGTCCGCCCATCTTGCCCAGGGCACGGGCTTTTCCGATGACGACCTTACTCATCTCTGGGAAGCGTTGGCTGGTATGTGGGATCACGACCGATCTGCGTCCAAGGGCATGATGTCGTGCAGAGGTCTGTATGTCTTTAAACACGTCGGGACCGATACAAATGGTGAACAGCGAACGCGCCAGGCCATGCTGGGCTGTGCACCAGCCCAGGCGTTGCTTGATCTGGGGAGAGTAGTCAGTATTGCGAGGAACGAGGCCGAGATGAAGAAAGACAGCGTCATGAGCCCTCGCGCGTTCACCCATTACTCTGTGAGTGTAGATTCAACGAGAATTCCCGCTGGGGTGGAGATGTGGATATGGGATGCGACACAGAGACACCTGACGCGATATGAGGCATAA